AAAAATCCCTTCGGACACAACTCCGGCAACCTCCTTTCTCTATATCAAGGGCTATCAAAAAATATCTACTCTACTTTTCAACACATACTCAAAGCAAAGCACGATCATAACCCTGTAAATGACGCCGCCAGCAACGCAGAGGCTCTCCTGGAGATGAAATACCAGCTTGGCCTCAAGATAAACCTCTGATTACAGCAGATCAGGTATATACCCGTGTGACCTCCGGAACCAGTCTTTTAAGTGTTCTCTCTATTCCCATCGTCAGAGTCATCTGAGACATGGGACATCCTCCGCAGGCGCCGGTCATAGATACCCGCACTGCTCCATCATCTGATACTTCAAGCAGTTCAACATCTCCACCGTCGGCCTGAAGTGAGGGCCTGATAGCTTCAAGAGCCTTTTCGATTTTTTCACGCAGCATAATCTCTCCTTTGCAGATAAAGAATTATAGAAGATAAATTCATGTCAATTTTACTTATGTCCGATTCTGACAATCCAGTCCTCCGGTCCCTGCTGATCGTAATCCCAGGTAAAATCACCTTTATGTTCGGCTTCGAACTGGTAGTAAAGCGGTTTGGGATCATGATCGTTGATTATCCGTAAAATGCCGCCTGATGGCAGTGCACTCCACATCTCAAATATCTGTTTGTGGCGCTGCGGCGGGGGGAGCGGACGGAGATCCAGCTCAGTTGTGGCAACAAGGTCCTGAGGCGTAAAGCAGCAGTAACCGATCTTGTCACAATCCCTCTTTATCTCTTTCCAGTCCTCATCGGTGAACACCTGAAGAGCGATCTGGTAGAGGATATTGTCTTCTTTGAAGATATGGCTTTCCAGCTCACGGCTGATAAATTCCCCGTGTTCAATGACAGCCTTTTTGAATTCCCAGAACGGGGTTCCGGTTCTATTGACTATTGCAAATAAGGCCCGTTTGTGTGCACGGAACTCCACATGCTCCTCTTTCATGATGTCCGGCGGTTCAGTTATACCATGTAAATGAAGCCTGGGGAAGAGCGCGTCTTCTTCCCGCTGGTGGTGCAGTTCGGCCTCGACCATCAGGTGGGCAATCTCTTTAAGCAGGTCAAAATCCGCACCCATGTCACTATAGCCGGAATACTGCTTCATCCGATCTGTAATACCCTTCAGCTTATGGAGCCCGTCAACTATGATCCTGTGCTCTTCCATCAGGGTGTGGACCGGATGGGGAGCAGAAACTGAGATCCGCTTCTCTACAAGAGAATCGCACATTGCTTCAAGGTGAACATCACAGAGACTCTTCCGGATCTCTTCATGAGAGATTCCCTCCTGAATCAGTTCCTGTTCAAGGACGCCAAGCGTTCTGGCATCTACGCTGCCAAGAAATGTTTTTGCGCGTTCCTTTAACTCTTCTGTGATTTTTTCCGATTTCAGTTCTCGTAAAAGGGCCTTAAGGGTTTCCTTTGCCGCACTGCCATCCTGAGATGCAGTTACCCTGTTGCTTGCTGTCTGTTCGATTCGCAGGACCCACTCCCTGCTGCCTTTCTGCTCTTTAGTAACCTTCAGCTCCGGTTTGCTTCCAAGCATGTACACAAGAGGATGCGGATCAAAATCAAATGTCACATCCAACCTCTCACCGCTTTTCAGAGTCTCAATAGCAGGGAAGAGCTTTCCTTCTTTTTCCTCATGAGAAAGGCCCCTTGTGTCAATTGAAAATGCTGTTCCCATCTAAACCTCCCTTGTTTTTATTTTAAGTCATCTTTTCCAGGTCCATAAAATGATACTAAAATTATATCAAATAAATGCAAAAAAAATTCTTCCTTTACAAAATCATTCCTGGAAACCCG
Above is a window of Fibrobacter sp. DNA encoding:
- a CDS encoding DUF438 domain-containing protein, with the protein product MGTAFSIDTRGLSHEEKEGKLFPAIETLKSGERLDVTFDFDPHPLVYMLGSKPELKVTKEQKGSREWVLRIEQTASNRVTASQDGSAAKETLKALLRELKSEKITEELKERAKTFLGSVDARTLGVLEQELIQEGISHEEIRKSLCDVHLEAMCDSLVEKRISVSAPHPVHTLMEEHRIIVDGLHKLKGITDRMKQYSGYSDMGADFDLLKEIAHLMVEAELHHQREEDALFPRLHLHGITEPPDIMKEEHVEFRAHKRALFAIVNRTGTPFWEFKKAVIEHGEFISRELESHIFKEDNILYQIALQVFTDEDWKEIKRDCDKIGYCCFTPQDLVATTELDLRPLPPPQRHKQIFEMWSALPSGGILRIINDHDPKPLYYQFEAEHKGDFTWDYDQQGPEDWIVRIGHK
- a CDS encoding NifU family protein is translated as MREKIEKALEAIRPSLQADGGDVELLEVSDDGAVRVSMTGACGGCPMSQMTLTMGIERTLKRLVPEVTRVYT